Proteins encoded by one window of Brienomyrus brachyistius isolate T26 chromosome 1, BBRACH_0.4, whole genome shotgun sequence:
- the LOC125733011 gene encoding zinc finger protein Helios-like isoform X6 — MITLDRVSRLRVCGNKPSRNAQTMERKIADGYPRSNGDCSPMKEASRMLVDLSVRIHNGQSLQCFSSPNTDLIKVEEEIGEEGLRMDLGKEETAQNKVEILETRLIGSPNNQEEGGLRPAVTAFRLPSCDRPFQCSQCGVSFTQKGNLLRHIKLHSGEKPFKCPCCSYACRRRDALAGHLRTHSVGKPYNCNFCGKSYKQRSSLEEHKERCHNYVETINTNILATEEVEGSTEKTSLLEAVSLVPFNQPPVTERLPSTVGKRKSTAPQKFMKNWRTTGTKPALNMRRRQSYCKLT; from the exons ATGATCACCTTAGATCGCGTGTCAAGGCTCAGAGTATGTGGAAATAAACCTTCCAGGAACGCG CAGACTATGGAAAGGAAGATTGCAGATGGCTACCCACGTA gTAATGGTGACTGCTCACCCATGAAGGAGGCCTCGAGGATGCTGGTAGATTTATCAGTGAGAATACACAATGGGCAAAGTCTGCAGTGTTTCAGTTCCCCAAACA CTGATTTGATTAAAGTAGAGGAAGAGATTGGTGAAGAGGGCCTGAGAATGGATTTAGGCAAAGAAGAAACAGCCCAAAATAAGGTGGAGATATTGGAGACACGGCTGATTGGCAGTCCCAACAACCAAGAAGAAGGAGGATTAAGGCCAGCCGTCACTGCATTTCGATTACCCAGTT GTGACAGGCCCTTCCAGTGCAGCCAGTGTGGAGTTTCTTTCACGCAGAAAGGCAACCTCTTGCGGCATATCAAGCTGCACAGCGGGGAGAAGCCCTTCAAGTGCCCCTGCTGCAGCTATGCCTGCCGCCGCCGCGATGCACTGGCAGGCCACCTCCGCACACACTCCG TGGGAAAACCATATAACTGCAACTTCTGTGGGAAAAGCTATAAGCAGCGTTCATCATTGGAGGAGCACAAGGAGCGCTGTCATAACTATGTGGAAACCATCAACACAAACATCTTGGCCACAGAGGAAG TGGAAGGTAGCACAGAGAAGACATCTTTGTTGGAAGCTGTTTCCTTGGTGCCTTTCAACCAGCCACCAGTAACTGAACGACTACCGAGCACTGTAGGGAAAAGGAAAAGCACTGCACCTCAGAAATTT ATGAAAAACTGGCGTACTACAGGTACCAAGCCGGCCTTAAATATGAGAAGGAGGCAGAGCTACTGCAAGCTCACATAA
- the LOC125733011 gene encoding zinc finger protein Helios-like isoform X3, giving the protein MATHVEWNLMWSSAVVTSPPQGNGDCSPMKEASRMLVDLSVRIHNGQSLQCFSSPNTDLIKVEEEIGEEGLRMDLGKEETAQNKVEILETRLIGSPNNQEEGGLRPAVTAFRLPSCDRPFQCSQCGVSFTQKGNLLRHIKLHSGEKPFKCPCCSYACRRRDALAGHLRTHSVGKPYNCNFCGKSYKQRSSLEEHKERCHNYVETINTNILATEEVEGSTEKTSLLEAVSLVPFNQPPVTERLPSTVGKRKSTAPQKFVDEKLAYYRYQAGLKYEKEAELLQAHIMDHAINNAISYLGTNALRPLVHHPTLSVTDIGPIVNPLYTHMYQLGPQMEQANRQTFLPHPSIQLDSPSSINSSLSLIRPKNSLTTQEDSPCNSGTESASFDCSSLQDKPGSSSNHVPCLRYSTTVGKEEVREMGSGCMDSSFDHCVTRNVYHVFSREGKEMRSFKCEHCHVLFLDHVMYTIHMGCHGYQNPLECNICGRCSQDRYEFSSHIVRGEHVFH; this is encoded by the exons ATGGCTACCCACGTA GAGTGGAACCTGATGTGGTCTTCTGCAGTGGTAACCTCTCCACCCCAAG gTAATGGTGACTGCTCACCCATGAAGGAGGCCTCGAGGATGCTGGTAGATTTATCAGTGAGAATACACAATGGGCAAAGTCTGCAGTGTTTCAGTTCCCCAAACA CTGATTTGATTAAAGTAGAGGAAGAGATTGGTGAAGAGGGCCTGAGAATGGATTTAGGCAAAGAAGAAACAGCCCAAAATAAGGTGGAGATATTGGAGACACGGCTGATTGGCAGTCCCAACAACCAAGAAGAAGGAGGATTAAGGCCAGCCGTCACTGCATTTCGATTACCCAGTT GTGACAGGCCCTTCCAGTGCAGCCAGTGTGGAGTTTCTTTCACGCAGAAAGGCAACCTCTTGCGGCATATCAAGCTGCACAGCGGGGAGAAGCCCTTCAAGTGCCCCTGCTGCAGCTATGCCTGCCGCCGCCGCGATGCACTGGCAGGCCACCTCCGCACACACTCCG TGGGAAAACCATATAACTGCAACTTCTGTGGGAAAAGCTATAAGCAGCGTTCATCATTGGAGGAGCACAAGGAGCGCTGTCATAACTATGTGGAAACCATCAACACAAACATCTTGGCCACAGAGGAAG TGGAAGGTAGCACAGAGAAGACATCTTTGTTGGAAGCTGTTTCCTTGGTGCCTTTCAACCAGCCACCAGTAACTGAACGACTACCGAGCACTGTAGGGAAAAGGAAAAGCACTGCACCTCAGAAATTTGTAG ATGAAAAACTGGCGTACTACAGGTACCAAGCCGGCCTTAAATATGAGAAGGAGGCAGAGCTACTGCAAGCTCACATAATGGACCATGCTATTAACAATGCTATCTCTTATTTGGGCACCAATGCGTTAAGGCCTCTTGTCCATCACCCAACACTTTCAGTGACAGACATTGGGCCTATAGTCAACCCTCTCTATACACATATGTATCAACTAGGGCCGCAAATGGAGCAGGCTAACAGGCAGACTTTTTtacctcatccatccattcaattAGATTCCCCTTCCTCCATCAACAGCTCTTTGTCCCTCATTCGTCCTAAGAATAGTCTGACTACCCAGGAGGACTCCCCCTGTAACAGTGGCACTGAATCTGCTAGCTTTGATTGCAGCAGTCTACAGGACAAGCCTGGGAGCTCCTCTAATCATGTTCCCTGCCTCAGGTATAGCACGACAGTTGGTAAAGAAGAGGTGCGGGAGATGGGGTCAGGTTGCATGGATTCCTCTTTTGACCACTGTGTCACCAGAAATGTTTACCACGTCTTTAGCAGGGAAGGCAAGGAGATGAGAAGCTTTAAGTGTGAGCATTGCCATGTGCTATTCCTTGACCATGTCATGTACACTATCCACATGGGCTGCCATGGATACCAAAACCCTTTGGAGTGCAACATATGTGGTCGCTGCAGCCAAGATCGTTATGAATTTTCCTCGCACATTGTTCGTGGAGAGCATGTTTTTCACTAG
- the LOC125733011 gene encoding zinc finger protein Helios-like isoform X4 → MERKIADGYPRSNGDCSPMKEASRMLVDLSVRIHNGQSLQCFSSPNTDLIKVEEEIGEEGLRMDLGKEETAQNKVEILETRLIGSPNNQEEGGLRPAVTAFRLPSCDRPFQCSQCGVSFTQKGNLLRHIKLHSGEKPFKCPCCSYACRRRDALAGHLRTHSVGKPYNCNFCGKSYKQRSSLEEHKERCHNYVETINTNILATEEVEGSTEKTSLLEAVSLVPFNQPPVTERLPSTVGKRKSTAPQKFVDEKLAYYRYQAGLKYEKEAELLQAHIMDHAINNAISYLGTNALRPLVHHPTLSVTDIGPIVNPLYTHMYQLGPQMEQANRQTFLPHPSIQLDSPSSINSSLSLIRPKNSLTTQEDSPCNSGTESASFDCSSLQDKPGSSSNHVPCLRYSTTVGKEEVREMGSGCMDSSFDHCVTRNVYHVFSREGKEMRSFKCEHCHVLFLDHVMYTIHMGCHGYQNPLECNICGRCSQDRYEFSSHIVRGEHVFH, encoded by the exons ATGGAAAGGAAGATTGCAGATGGCTACCCACGTA gTAATGGTGACTGCTCACCCATGAAGGAGGCCTCGAGGATGCTGGTAGATTTATCAGTGAGAATACACAATGGGCAAAGTCTGCAGTGTTTCAGTTCCCCAAACA CTGATTTGATTAAAGTAGAGGAAGAGATTGGTGAAGAGGGCCTGAGAATGGATTTAGGCAAAGAAGAAACAGCCCAAAATAAGGTGGAGATATTGGAGACACGGCTGATTGGCAGTCCCAACAACCAAGAAGAAGGAGGATTAAGGCCAGCCGTCACTGCATTTCGATTACCCAGTT GTGACAGGCCCTTCCAGTGCAGCCAGTGTGGAGTTTCTTTCACGCAGAAAGGCAACCTCTTGCGGCATATCAAGCTGCACAGCGGGGAGAAGCCCTTCAAGTGCCCCTGCTGCAGCTATGCCTGCCGCCGCCGCGATGCACTGGCAGGCCACCTCCGCACACACTCCG TGGGAAAACCATATAACTGCAACTTCTGTGGGAAAAGCTATAAGCAGCGTTCATCATTGGAGGAGCACAAGGAGCGCTGTCATAACTATGTGGAAACCATCAACACAAACATCTTGGCCACAGAGGAAG TGGAAGGTAGCACAGAGAAGACATCTTTGTTGGAAGCTGTTTCCTTGGTGCCTTTCAACCAGCCACCAGTAACTGAACGACTACCGAGCACTGTAGGGAAAAGGAAAAGCACTGCACCTCAGAAATTTGTAG ATGAAAAACTGGCGTACTACAGGTACCAAGCCGGCCTTAAATATGAGAAGGAGGCAGAGCTACTGCAAGCTCACATAATGGACCATGCTATTAACAATGCTATCTCTTATTTGGGCACCAATGCGTTAAGGCCTCTTGTCCATCACCCAACACTTTCAGTGACAGACATTGGGCCTATAGTCAACCCTCTCTATACACATATGTATCAACTAGGGCCGCAAATGGAGCAGGCTAACAGGCAGACTTTTTtacctcatccatccattcaattAGATTCCCCTTCCTCCATCAACAGCTCTTTGTCCCTCATTCGTCCTAAGAATAGTCTGACTACCCAGGAGGACTCCCCCTGTAACAGTGGCACTGAATCTGCTAGCTTTGATTGCAGCAGTCTACAGGACAAGCCTGGGAGCTCCTCTAATCATGTTCCCTGCCTCAGGTATAGCACGACAGTTGGTAAAGAAGAGGTGCGGGAGATGGGGTCAGGTTGCATGGATTCCTCTTTTGACCACTGTGTCACCAGAAATGTTTACCACGTCTTTAGCAGGGAAGGCAAGGAGATGAGAAGCTTTAAGTGTGAGCATTGCCATGTGCTATTCCTTGACCATGTCATGTACACTATCCACATGGGCTGCCATGGATACCAAAACCCTTTGGAGTGCAACATATGTGGTCGCTGCAGCCAAGATCGTTATGAATTTTCCTCGCACATTGTTCGTGGAGAGCATGTTTTTCACTAG
- the LOC125733011 gene encoding zinc finger protein Helios-like isoform X2 yields the protein MITLDRVSRLRVCGNKPSRNATMERKIADGYPRSNGDCSPMKEASRMLVDLSVRIHNGQSLQCFSSPNTDLIKVEEEIGEEGLRMDLGKEETAQNKVEILETRLIGSPNNQEEGGLRPAVTAFRLPSCDRPFQCSQCGVSFTQKGNLLRHIKLHSGEKPFKCPCCSYACRRRDALAGHLRTHSVGKPYNCNFCGKSYKQRSSLEEHKERCHNYVETINTNILATEEVEGSTEKTSLLEAVSLVPFNQPPVTERLPSTVGKRKSTAPQKFVDEKLAYYRYQAGLKYEKEAELLQAHIMDHAINNAISYLGTNALRPLVHHPTLSVTDIGPIVNPLYTHMYQLGPQMEQANRQTFLPHPSIQLDSPSSINSSLSLIRPKNSLTTQEDSPCNSGTESASFDCSSLQDKPGSSSNHVPCLRYSTTVGKEEVREMGSGCMDSSFDHCVTRNVYHVFSREGKEMRSFKCEHCHVLFLDHVMYTIHMGCHGYQNPLECNICGRCSQDRYEFSSHIVRGEHVFH from the exons ATGATCACCTTAGATCGCGTGTCAAGGCTCAGAGTATGTGGAAATAAACCTTCCAGGAACGCG ACTATGGAAAGGAAGATTGCAGATGGCTACCCACGTA gTAATGGTGACTGCTCACCCATGAAGGAGGCCTCGAGGATGCTGGTAGATTTATCAGTGAGAATACACAATGGGCAAAGTCTGCAGTGTTTCAGTTCCCCAAACA CTGATTTGATTAAAGTAGAGGAAGAGATTGGTGAAGAGGGCCTGAGAATGGATTTAGGCAAAGAAGAAACAGCCCAAAATAAGGTGGAGATATTGGAGACACGGCTGATTGGCAGTCCCAACAACCAAGAAGAAGGAGGATTAAGGCCAGCCGTCACTGCATTTCGATTACCCAGTT GTGACAGGCCCTTCCAGTGCAGCCAGTGTGGAGTTTCTTTCACGCAGAAAGGCAACCTCTTGCGGCATATCAAGCTGCACAGCGGGGAGAAGCCCTTCAAGTGCCCCTGCTGCAGCTATGCCTGCCGCCGCCGCGATGCACTGGCAGGCCACCTCCGCACACACTCCG TGGGAAAACCATATAACTGCAACTTCTGTGGGAAAAGCTATAAGCAGCGTTCATCATTGGAGGAGCACAAGGAGCGCTGTCATAACTATGTGGAAACCATCAACACAAACATCTTGGCCACAGAGGAAG TGGAAGGTAGCACAGAGAAGACATCTTTGTTGGAAGCTGTTTCCTTGGTGCCTTTCAACCAGCCACCAGTAACTGAACGACTACCGAGCACTGTAGGGAAAAGGAAAAGCACTGCACCTCAGAAATTTGTAG ATGAAAAACTGGCGTACTACAGGTACCAAGCCGGCCTTAAATATGAGAAGGAGGCAGAGCTACTGCAAGCTCACATAATGGACCATGCTATTAACAATGCTATCTCTTATTTGGGCACCAATGCGTTAAGGCCTCTTGTCCATCACCCAACACTTTCAGTGACAGACATTGGGCCTATAGTCAACCCTCTCTATACACATATGTATCAACTAGGGCCGCAAATGGAGCAGGCTAACAGGCAGACTTTTTtacctcatccatccattcaattAGATTCCCCTTCCTCCATCAACAGCTCTTTGTCCCTCATTCGTCCTAAGAATAGTCTGACTACCCAGGAGGACTCCCCCTGTAACAGTGGCACTGAATCTGCTAGCTTTGATTGCAGCAGTCTACAGGACAAGCCTGGGAGCTCCTCTAATCATGTTCCCTGCCTCAGGTATAGCACGACAGTTGGTAAAGAAGAGGTGCGGGAGATGGGGTCAGGTTGCATGGATTCCTCTTTTGACCACTGTGTCACCAGAAATGTTTACCACGTCTTTAGCAGGGAAGGCAAGGAGATGAGAAGCTTTAAGTGTGAGCATTGCCATGTGCTATTCCTTGACCATGTCATGTACACTATCCACATGGGCTGCCATGGATACCAAAACCCTTTGGAGTGCAACATATGTGGTCGCTGCAGCCAAGATCGTTATGAATTTTCCTCGCACATTGTTCGTGGAGAGCATGTTTTTCACTAG
- the LOC125733011 gene encoding zinc finger protein Helios-like isoform X1, translated as MITLDRVSRLRVCGNKPSRNAQTMERKIADGYPRSNGDCSPMKEASRMLVDLSVRIHNGQSLQCFSSPNTDLIKVEEEIGEEGLRMDLGKEETAQNKVEILETRLIGSPNNQEEGGLRPAVTAFRLPSCDRPFQCSQCGVSFTQKGNLLRHIKLHSGEKPFKCPCCSYACRRRDALAGHLRTHSVGKPYNCNFCGKSYKQRSSLEEHKERCHNYVETINTNILATEEVEGSTEKTSLLEAVSLVPFNQPPVTERLPSTVGKRKSTAPQKFVDEKLAYYRYQAGLKYEKEAELLQAHIMDHAINNAISYLGTNALRPLVHHPTLSVTDIGPIVNPLYTHMYQLGPQMEQANRQTFLPHPSIQLDSPSSINSSLSLIRPKNSLTTQEDSPCNSGTESASFDCSSLQDKPGSSSNHVPCLRYSTTVGKEEVREMGSGCMDSSFDHCVTRNVYHVFSREGKEMRSFKCEHCHVLFLDHVMYTIHMGCHGYQNPLECNICGRCSQDRYEFSSHIVRGEHVFH; from the exons ATGATCACCTTAGATCGCGTGTCAAGGCTCAGAGTATGTGGAAATAAACCTTCCAGGAACGCG CAGACTATGGAAAGGAAGATTGCAGATGGCTACCCACGTA gTAATGGTGACTGCTCACCCATGAAGGAGGCCTCGAGGATGCTGGTAGATTTATCAGTGAGAATACACAATGGGCAAAGTCTGCAGTGTTTCAGTTCCCCAAACA CTGATTTGATTAAAGTAGAGGAAGAGATTGGTGAAGAGGGCCTGAGAATGGATTTAGGCAAAGAAGAAACAGCCCAAAATAAGGTGGAGATATTGGAGACACGGCTGATTGGCAGTCCCAACAACCAAGAAGAAGGAGGATTAAGGCCAGCCGTCACTGCATTTCGATTACCCAGTT GTGACAGGCCCTTCCAGTGCAGCCAGTGTGGAGTTTCTTTCACGCAGAAAGGCAACCTCTTGCGGCATATCAAGCTGCACAGCGGGGAGAAGCCCTTCAAGTGCCCCTGCTGCAGCTATGCCTGCCGCCGCCGCGATGCACTGGCAGGCCACCTCCGCACACACTCCG TGGGAAAACCATATAACTGCAACTTCTGTGGGAAAAGCTATAAGCAGCGTTCATCATTGGAGGAGCACAAGGAGCGCTGTCATAACTATGTGGAAACCATCAACACAAACATCTTGGCCACAGAGGAAG TGGAAGGTAGCACAGAGAAGACATCTTTGTTGGAAGCTGTTTCCTTGGTGCCTTTCAACCAGCCACCAGTAACTGAACGACTACCGAGCACTGTAGGGAAAAGGAAAAGCACTGCACCTCAGAAATTTGTAG ATGAAAAACTGGCGTACTACAGGTACCAAGCCGGCCTTAAATATGAGAAGGAGGCAGAGCTACTGCAAGCTCACATAATGGACCATGCTATTAACAATGCTATCTCTTATTTGGGCACCAATGCGTTAAGGCCTCTTGTCCATCACCCAACACTTTCAGTGACAGACATTGGGCCTATAGTCAACCCTCTCTATACACATATGTATCAACTAGGGCCGCAAATGGAGCAGGCTAACAGGCAGACTTTTTtacctcatccatccattcaattAGATTCCCCTTCCTCCATCAACAGCTCTTTGTCCCTCATTCGTCCTAAGAATAGTCTGACTACCCAGGAGGACTCCCCCTGTAACAGTGGCACTGAATCTGCTAGCTTTGATTGCAGCAGTCTACAGGACAAGCCTGGGAGCTCCTCTAATCATGTTCCCTGCCTCAGGTATAGCACGACAGTTGGTAAAGAAGAGGTGCGGGAGATGGGGTCAGGTTGCATGGATTCCTCTTTTGACCACTGTGTCACCAGAAATGTTTACCACGTCTTTAGCAGGGAAGGCAAGGAGATGAGAAGCTTTAAGTGTGAGCATTGCCATGTGCTATTCCTTGACCATGTCATGTACACTATCCACATGGGCTGCCATGGATACCAAAACCCTTTGGAGTGCAACATATGTGGTCGCTGCAGCCAAGATCGTTATGAATTTTCCTCGCACATTGTTCGTGGAGAGCATGTTTTTCACTAG
- the LOC125733011 gene encoding zinc finger protein Helios-like isoform X5, with translation MKEASRMLVDLSVRIHNGQSLQCFSSPNTDLIKVEEEIGEEGLRMDLGKEETAQNKVEILETRLIGSPNNQEEGGLRPAVTAFRLPSCDRPFQCSQCGVSFTQKGNLLRHIKLHSGEKPFKCPCCSYACRRRDALAGHLRTHSVGKPYNCNFCGKSYKQRSSLEEHKERCHNYVETINTNILATEEVEGSTEKTSLLEAVSLVPFNQPPVTERLPSTVGKRKSTAPQKFVDEKLAYYRYQAGLKYEKEAELLQAHIMDHAINNAISYLGTNALRPLVHHPTLSVTDIGPIVNPLYTHMYQLGPQMEQANRQTFLPHPSIQLDSPSSINSSLSLIRPKNSLTTQEDSPCNSGTESASFDCSSLQDKPGSSSNHVPCLRYSTTVGKEEVREMGSGCMDSSFDHCVTRNVYHVFSREGKEMRSFKCEHCHVLFLDHVMYTIHMGCHGYQNPLECNICGRCSQDRYEFSSHIVRGEHVFH, from the exons ATGAAGGAGGCCTCGAGGATGCTGGTAGATTTATCAGTGAGAATACACAATGGGCAAAGTCTGCAGTGTTTCAGTTCCCCAAACA CTGATTTGATTAAAGTAGAGGAAGAGATTGGTGAAGAGGGCCTGAGAATGGATTTAGGCAAAGAAGAAACAGCCCAAAATAAGGTGGAGATATTGGAGACACGGCTGATTGGCAGTCCCAACAACCAAGAAGAAGGAGGATTAAGGCCAGCCGTCACTGCATTTCGATTACCCAGTT GTGACAGGCCCTTCCAGTGCAGCCAGTGTGGAGTTTCTTTCACGCAGAAAGGCAACCTCTTGCGGCATATCAAGCTGCACAGCGGGGAGAAGCCCTTCAAGTGCCCCTGCTGCAGCTATGCCTGCCGCCGCCGCGATGCACTGGCAGGCCACCTCCGCACACACTCCG TGGGAAAACCATATAACTGCAACTTCTGTGGGAAAAGCTATAAGCAGCGTTCATCATTGGAGGAGCACAAGGAGCGCTGTCATAACTATGTGGAAACCATCAACACAAACATCTTGGCCACAGAGGAAG TGGAAGGTAGCACAGAGAAGACATCTTTGTTGGAAGCTGTTTCCTTGGTGCCTTTCAACCAGCCACCAGTAACTGAACGACTACCGAGCACTGTAGGGAAAAGGAAAAGCACTGCACCTCAGAAATTTGTAG ATGAAAAACTGGCGTACTACAGGTACCAAGCCGGCCTTAAATATGAGAAGGAGGCAGAGCTACTGCAAGCTCACATAATGGACCATGCTATTAACAATGCTATCTCTTATTTGGGCACCAATGCGTTAAGGCCTCTTGTCCATCACCCAACACTTTCAGTGACAGACATTGGGCCTATAGTCAACCCTCTCTATACACATATGTATCAACTAGGGCCGCAAATGGAGCAGGCTAACAGGCAGACTTTTTtacctcatccatccattcaattAGATTCCCCTTCCTCCATCAACAGCTCTTTGTCCCTCATTCGTCCTAAGAATAGTCTGACTACCCAGGAGGACTCCCCCTGTAACAGTGGCACTGAATCTGCTAGCTTTGATTGCAGCAGTCTACAGGACAAGCCTGGGAGCTCCTCTAATCATGTTCCCTGCCTCAGGTATAGCACGACAGTTGGTAAAGAAGAGGTGCGGGAGATGGGGTCAGGTTGCATGGATTCCTCTTTTGACCACTGTGTCACCAGAAATGTTTACCACGTCTTTAGCAGGGAAGGCAAGGAGATGAGAAGCTTTAAGTGTGAGCATTGCCATGTGCTATTCCTTGACCATGTCATGTACACTATCCACATGGGCTGCCATGGATACCAAAACCCTTTGGAGTGCAACATATGTGGTCGCTGCAGCCAAGATCGTTATGAATTTTCCTCGCACATTGTTCGTGGAGAGCATGTTTTTCACTAG